The Bryobacteraceae bacterium genome includes a window with the following:
- a CDS encoding membrane protein: MAGNGPLTRTSGAPERFHESAVLIMLGAAWSALAGSGFLSHDPQDLLFLAAAGAALLLRALALAGLARLPESPRWPNIATILYLLYYPADYVWISQDFLKATLHLVFFVFVVKILTARTPRDFLLLKLVAFLGLLAASIVSASLTYLVFLCLFLAAAIAALASEEILRAQAGRRLVTPGAARLPARLARLTAVSTLTVLALTAALFFFLPRTARAAFEHLLKPSYRNSGFASEVLLGQVGEIRRQTATVFHARFLDRRLPALKWRATALGEFDGWRWYSTQAREGRALRPVDGLVKLLDDEQLRLPGRRFTYEVLLHNTNSDWLFLAGRPEYLRVSTPLVLESDATGYRVPLAGGEGFRYVVHATLPETPLHAALKPEERNFYLRLPVVDPRVIDLARRITAGARSDAERAARIEAWLLANYRYSLQPLDREVDDPLAYFLFEGKKGHCEYFASAMAVLLRAVWVPSRVAVGYREGSFNSLTGWHVVRASDAHSWVEAWIDGRGWTEFDPTPPDPEQQAASLWDRLSLWSDALGVFWQEWVLGYDLDRQLSLAMQVEQSRRRFQWMRWPQWLRNFRSPDARGGASFLAAAVIALILCFALYRYRAALLKRWRMLEGGRKLRRGAASPHDASAVYERMMARLRSLGFEKPPWMTPAEFAACLPEGETGAAVRGFTRAYHAFRFGADPRAAQELAAWLERVERLPGRRA; encoded by the coding sequence ATGGCTGGCAACGGGCCGCTGACCCGGACTTCCGGCGCCCCGGAACGCTTCCACGAGTCGGCCGTCCTCATCATGCTCGGCGCCGCCTGGAGCGCGCTGGCTGGCTCCGGGTTCCTTTCGCACGATCCCCAGGATCTGCTGTTTCTCGCCGCGGCCGGCGCCGCACTTCTCTTGCGCGCTCTCGCGCTTGCAGGACTGGCCCGTCTGCCGGAATCGCCGCGCTGGCCCAACATCGCCACAATCCTGTACCTGCTGTATTACCCCGCCGACTATGTCTGGATCTCGCAGGATTTCCTCAAAGCCACCCTCCATCTCGTCTTCTTCGTGTTCGTCGTCAAGATCCTGACGGCGCGAACGCCCCGGGACTTCCTTCTTCTGAAGCTGGTGGCGTTCCTCGGGCTGCTGGCTGCCTCCATCGTCTCGGCCAGCCTCACCTATCTCGTCTTTCTCTGCCTCTTCCTGGCAGCCGCCATCGCCGCCCTGGCCAGCGAAGAGATTCTCCGCGCGCAGGCCGGCCGGCGGCTCGTCACGCCCGGCGCGGCGCGGCTCCCGGCGCGCCTGGCCCGCCTCACGGCCGTCTCCACGCTCACCGTCCTCGCGTTGACCGCAGCGCTCTTTTTCTTCCTCCCCCGCACCGCCCGGGCCGCATTTGAGCACCTGCTGAAGCCTTCGTACCGCAATTCGGGCTTCGCCTCGGAGGTCCTGCTCGGCCAGGTGGGCGAGATCCGCCGCCAGACCGCCACCGTGTTCCACGCCCGCTTCCTCGACCGCCGCCTTCCCGCGCTCAAGTGGCGCGCCACCGCGCTGGGCGAGTTCGACGGCTGGCGCTGGTACAGCACCCAGGCGCGCGAAGGCCGCGCGCTCCGCCCGGTCGACGGGCTCGTCAAGCTCCTCGACGACGAGCAGCTCCGCCTGCCCGGCAGGCGCTTCACCTACGAAGTCCTCCTGCACAACACCAACTCGGACTGGCTGTTCCTCGCCGGCAGGCCGGAGTACCTGCGCGTCTCCACTCCGCTCGTGCTCGAGTCCGATGCCACCGGCTACCGCGTCCCTCTGGCCGGCGGCGAAGGCTTCCGCTATGTCGTGCACGCCACGCTGCCCGAAACGCCCCTCCATGCGGCGCTGAAACCCGAAGAGCGCAATTTCTACCTCCGCCTGCCCGTGGTCGATCCCAGAGTCATCGACCTGGCGCGCCGCATCACCGCCGGCGCCCGGTCCGACGCCGAGCGCGCCGCCCGCATCGAAGCCTGGCTGCTGGCCAATTACCGCTACTCGCTCCAGCCCCTCGACCGCGAAGTCGACGATCCGCTCGCCTATTTCCTCTTTGAAGGAAAGAAGGGCCATTGCGAATACTTCGCCTCCGCCATGGCCGTCCTCCTGCGCGCCGTCTGGGTGCCCTCGCGCGTCGCCGTCGGCTATCGCGAAGGCAGCTTCAACTCGCTGACCGGCTGGCATGTCGTCCGCGCCTCCGACGCCCACAGCTGGGTCGAAGCCTGGATCGATGGCCGCGGCTGGACCGAATTCGACCCCACGCCCCCCGATCCCGAGCAGCAGGCAGCCAGCCTCTGGGACCGCCTCTCGCTCTGGTCCGATGCGCTCGGCGTCTTCTGGCAGGAGTGGGTCCTCGGCTACGACCTCGACCGCCAGCTTTCTCTCGCCATGCAGGTCGAGCAATCCCGCCGCCGCTTCCAGTGGATGCGCTGGCCGCAATGGTTGCGCAACTTCCGCTCGCCGGACGCCCGCGGCGGCGCCTCGTTCCTCGCGGCTGCCGTCATCGCCCTGATTCTCTGCTTCGCCCTCTACCGCTACCGCGCCGCCCTTCTCAAACGGTGGCGCATGCTGGAGGGCGGGCGCAAACTGCGCCGCGGCGCCGCCTCTCCGCACGACGCCTCAGCCGTCTACGAGCGGATGATGGCCAGGCTCCGCTCCCTGGGCTTCGAAAAGCCTCCGTGGATGACTCCCGCGGAATTCGCCGCCTGCCTGCCTGAGGGCGAAACCGGCGCCGCCGTCCGCGGCTTCACCAGAGCCTATCACGCTTTCCGCTTCGGCGCCGACCCGCGCGCTGCACAGGAGCTGGCCGCCTGGCTGGAACGGGTCGAACGGCTCCCCGGTCGCCGCGCCTGA
- a CDS encoding phosphopentomutase: MSFSRVILVVLDSVGIGAMPDWREFGDDMPGDTLGHCAERRRLRLPNFERLGLANIRPFAHLQPAAEPAACFGRSALASPGKDTTTGHWELAGVILQKPFPLYPDGFPRELMDEFERRIGRGTLGNKPASGTEIIKELGEEHLRTGKPIVYTSADSVFQIAAHEEVIPLAELYRICEIARELLRGEHEVGRVIARPFVGEPGAFVRTANRHDYAVPPPQGMLLDALAARGVPVTGVGKIADIYLGRGVSHSYKTKSNADGMAKILESMQSHPEGLIFANLVDFDMLYGHRNDAEGYSRALEEVDAWLPAFEAALQPGDLAIFTADHGCDPTTPSTDHNREYVPLLAFGPRAARGRDLGLRASLADTGQTIAENFGASVPAGESFLPALRP; this comes from the coding sequence GTGAGCTTTTCCCGCGTGATCCTGGTGGTGCTGGACAGCGTCGGCATCGGGGCGATGCCCGACTGGCGCGAGTTCGGCGACGACATGCCGGGCGACACGCTGGGGCATTGCGCCGAGCGCAGGCGGCTGCGGCTGCCGAACTTCGAGCGGCTGGGGCTGGCCAACATCCGCCCGTTCGCGCATCTCCAACCGGCTGCCGAGCCCGCCGCCTGTTTCGGACGCAGCGCGCTGGCTTCGCCCGGGAAGGACACGACCACGGGGCACTGGGAACTGGCCGGGGTGATCCTGCAGAAGCCGTTTCCGCTGTATCCGGACGGATTTCCGCGGGAACTGATGGACGAATTCGAGCGCCGCATCGGGCGCGGAACGCTCGGGAACAAGCCCGCTTCGGGAACCGAAATCATCAAGGAACTGGGCGAAGAGCACCTGAGGACGGGCAAGCCGATCGTGTACACGTCAGCGGACAGCGTCTTCCAGATTGCGGCCCATGAAGAGGTGATTCCACTCGCGGAGCTGTACCGGATCTGCGAAATCGCGCGGGAACTGCTGCGGGGCGAGCACGAGGTCGGGCGCGTGATAGCACGGCCGTTCGTCGGAGAGCCGGGAGCGTTCGTCCGCACGGCGAACCGCCACGACTACGCGGTCCCTCCGCCGCAGGGCATGCTGCTGGACGCTCTGGCGGCGCGCGGCGTGCCGGTGACGGGCGTCGGAAAAATCGCCGATATTTACCTCGGACGCGGCGTCTCCCATTCGTACAAGACAAAAAGCAATGCGGACGGAATGGCGAAAATCCTCGAGTCGATGCAGAGCCATCCGGAAGGGCTGATTTTCGCCAATCTGGTGGATTTCGATATGCTCTACGGGCACCGCAACGACGCGGAAGGCTACTCGCGGGCGCTGGAAGAGGTGGACGCGTGGCTGCCGGCGTTCGAAGCCGCGCTGCAACCGGGCGACCTCGCCATTTTCACCGCGGATCACGGCTGCGATCCGACGACTCCTTCCACGGATCACAACCGCGAGTACGTTCCGCTGCTCGCCTTCGGTCCCCGTGCCGCGCGCGGGCGGGATCTCGGCCTGCGCGCTTCGCTCGCCGACACGGGGCAGACGATTGCGGAAAACTTCGGCGCGTCCGTGCCCGCCGGCGAGAGCTTTCTCCCCGCCCTGCGTCCCTGA
- a CDS encoding type III pantothenate kinase — protein MLLAIDAGNTNVTIGLFQGPQIVTRWRLRTVHERTPDEWGIQLRSLFALENRAFEQVDGVVAASVVPPLESSLTAMARRYFGVEPFWITGTTETGLSILYDNPREVGADRIVNAVAALEKYGGPCIVVDLGTAITFDAVSARGEYLGGVICPGIGISIAGLFQKTARLPMVDFRDPGRLIGTNTVASMQSGLYYGLIGMIDGIVERMAAELGPGARTVATGGHAALITRGSKWVKTADEDLTLEGLRLIWEKNHRP, from the coding sequence ATGCTGCTGGCCATCGATGCAGGCAACACCAACGTCACCATCGGCCTCTTCCAGGGGCCGCAGATCGTGACCCGCTGGCGCCTGCGCACCGTCCACGAGCGCACGCCCGACGAGTGGGGCATCCAGCTGCGCAGCCTCTTCGCGCTGGAAAACCGCGCCTTCGAGCAGGTCGACGGCGTCGTGGCTGCCAGCGTCGTGCCGCCTCTCGAGTCCAGCCTCACAGCGATGGCTCGCCGCTATTTCGGCGTCGAGCCGTTCTGGATCACCGGAACCACGGAAACCGGGCTCAGCATCCTCTACGACAACCCGCGCGAAGTCGGCGCCGACCGCATTGTCAACGCCGTGGCCGCCCTGGAAAAATACGGCGGCCCCTGCATCGTCGTCGATCTTGGCACCGCCATCACCTTCGACGCCGTCAGCGCCCGCGGCGAATATCTCGGCGGCGTCATCTGCCCCGGCATCGGCATTTCGATCGCCGGACTTTTCCAGAAAACCGCCCGCCTGCCCATGGTCGATTTCCGCGATCCGGGCCGCCTGATCGGCACCAATACCGTGGCGAGCATGCAGTCGGGCCTCTACTACGGCCTCATCGGCATGATCGACGGCATCGTCGAGCGCATGGCCGCCGAGCTCGGCCCCGGCGCGCGCACGGTGGCCACCGGGGGCCACGCGGCGCTGATCACGCGCGGATCGAAATGGGTGAAGACCGCCGACGAGGACCTCACCCTGGAAGGATTGCGCCTGATCTGGGAGAAAAACCACCGTCCATGA
- a CDS encoding polysaccharide pyruvyl transferase: protein MKRRTFLATPAAALAQGKPRRKILLRTGWQMRNIGDVCFTPAMLSAIQRFIPEADVTCWAANIDEPGRAMIRRDFPNAVFLDGSASTPGKPAPPEILAAFRETDLLLYNSGMLINYGLHGAYDMGRTINSVIPFYLAANAGKPYGTWAQTFDVIDPPGDIVLRQILSGAKFLFTRESISPGVLRAAGVQGPHIAFAPDIAFQFNQRNDAAANEYLREERLERGRFLVAIIHYAVLDRPGVKERGAEYVQKMREVLIRWVRETKLPILVAPEDDREIELGRQQLIDPMPADVKPFLKLRRTFWLPDEALSVFLASRTMFNMEPHGNIMALANGLPCLHCYDWAFGKKAQMFEDIGLGEWAFHLATATPGQMAAALLAVHRDFAAAQRKREAAMRAVERLTAAGFSVIRSTLGLA from the coding sequence ATGAAACGCCGGACTTTTCTCGCCACTCCTGCCGCGGCGCTCGCGCAAGGCAAGCCCCGCAGGAAGATCCTGCTCCGCACTGGCTGGCAGATGCGCAACATCGGCGATGTCTGCTTCACGCCCGCCATGCTCTCCGCAATCCAGCGCTTCATCCCTGAAGCGGACGTCACCTGCTGGGCCGCGAACATCGACGAACCCGGCCGGGCCATGATCCGCCGTGATTTCCCGAACGCCGTTTTCCTTGACGGTTCCGCCTCGACTCCCGGCAAACCGGCGCCGCCCGAAATCCTCGCCGCTTTCCGCGAAACGGACCTGCTCCTCTATAACTCCGGGATGTTGATCAATTATGGCCTCCATGGCGCGTACGACATGGGCCGAACCATCAACAGCGTGATCCCCTTTTATCTCGCCGCGAACGCCGGCAAACCGTATGGCACATGGGCCCAGACCTTTGACGTCATCGACCCGCCCGGAGACATCGTCCTGCGCCAGATCCTCTCGGGCGCGAAGTTCCTGTTCACGCGGGAATCGATTTCACCGGGAGTCCTGCGCGCCGCGGGCGTGCAGGGACCGCACATCGCCTTCGCCCCCGACATCGCCTTTCAGTTCAATCAGCGGAACGACGCGGCGGCCAACGAATACCTCCGCGAGGAAAGACTCGAACGCGGCAGGTTCCTCGTCGCCATCATTCATTACGCCGTGCTCGACCGCCCCGGCGTGAAGGAGCGCGGCGCGGAATACGTCCAGAAAATGCGCGAAGTGCTCATCCGCTGGGTCCGCGAAACGAAGCTCCCCATTCTGGTCGCCCCTGAGGATGATCGCGAGATCGAACTCGGACGGCAGCAGCTCATCGACCCCATGCCCGCCGACGTGAAGCCGTTCCTGAAACTCCGCAGAACATTCTGGCTGCCCGACGAAGCCCTCAGCGTCTTTCTGGCTTCGCGCACGATGTTCAACATGGAACCCCACGGCAACATCATGGCTCTGGCAAATGGCTTGCCCTGCCTGCACTGCTACGACTGGGCCTTCGGCAAGAAGGCGCAGATGTTCGAGGACATCGGCCTGGGCGAATGGGCCTTCCACCTCGCCACCGCAACACCCGGCCAAATGGCCGCCGCCCTGCTGGCCGTCCACCGCGATTTCGCCGCGGCGCAGAGGAAACGCGAAGCCGCCATGCGCGCCGTGGAACGTCTCACAGCCGCAGGCTTCTCCGTCATCCGCTCGACGCTCGGCCTCGCCTGA
- the tdk gene encoding thymidine kinase, whose product MGHLGWIEVICGPMFSGKSEELIRRLRRALIARKRVQVFKPVLDNRYSPDEIVSHGDVRMKSEVVSSPREILDRLDWRTQVVGIDEANFLGQDLVSVAQQMADSGKQVIIAGLDTDYMGRPFAPIPDLLCLAESITKTLAICMRCGNPAKHTQRLVESGDLIVVGAAGVYEARCRRCFEPGAPRQEYLDFARPRSLNSE is encoded by the coding sequence ATGGGACACCTCGGCTGGATCGAGGTGATTTGCGGCCCGATGTTCTCGGGCAAGAGCGAGGAGCTCATCCGCCGCCTGCGCAGGGCTCTCATCGCGCGCAAGCGCGTCCAGGTCTTCAAGCCTGTCCTCGACAACCGCTATTCGCCTGATGAAATCGTCAGCCACGGCGACGTCCGCATGAAGTCCGAGGTCGTCTCCTCCCCCCGCGAAATCCTCGACCGCCTCGACTGGCGCACGCAGGTGGTGGGCATCGACGAGGCCAACTTCCTCGGCCAGGATCTCGTCTCCGTGGCCCAGCAGATGGCCGATTCCGGCAAGCAGGTCATCATCGCCGGACTCGACACCGATTACATGGGCCGCCCCTTCGCGCCCATTCCCGACCTCCTCTGCCTGGCCGAGTCCATCACCAAGACGCTCGCCATCTGCATGCGCTGCGGCAATCCGGCCAAGCACACGCAGCGGTTGGTGGAGAGCGGCGACCTGATCGTTGTCGGGGCCGCCGGCGTCTACGAGGCCCGTTGCCGCCGCTGCTTCGAGCCCGGCGCGCCCAGGCAGGAGTATCTCGATTTCGCCCGTCCCCGCAGCCTGAATTCCGAATAG
- a CDS encoding DNA-directed RNA polymerase sigma-70 factor encodes MGDSGQQHQVTRLLQRWGSGDESALNELIELVYPELRRIASRYIQNNAAHTLQSTALVHEAYLKLVGRQDIHWTDRTHFYAVAARVIRGILVDHYRAQNAAKRGGGADHVTLDGSASPAAPSSDPVDLLDLDIALNELEQLDPQQARIVELRYFGGLSIEETAHATGISPATVKRDWLVAKAWIRRRLSGGPSGASSGS; translated from the coding sequence ATGGGCGACAGCGGGCAGCAGCACCAGGTCACCCGGCTTCTGCAGAGATGGGGCTCGGGCGACGAATCCGCACTCAACGAGTTGATCGAGCTCGTCTACCCCGAGTTGCGCCGGATCGCCTCGAGGTACATTCAGAACAACGCCGCCCACACCCTGCAGAGCACCGCTCTGGTTCACGAGGCCTATCTGAAACTGGTCGGCCGCCAGGACATCCACTGGACCGATCGCACCCACTTCTACGCCGTGGCCGCCCGCGTCATCCGCGGCATTCTCGTGGATCACTACCGCGCCCAGAATGCCGCCAAGCGCGGCGGCGGCGCCGATCACGTCACCCTGGACGGCTCCGCCTCCCCGGCGGCGCCCTCTTCCGATCCCGTCGATCTGCTCGATCTCGACATCGCCCTCAACGAGCTGGAACAGCTCGATCCGCAACAGGCGCGCATCGTCGAGCTGCGCTACTTCGGCGGATTGAGCATCGAGGAAACCGCCCACGCCACGGGGATCAGCCCGGCCACCGTCAAGCGCGACTGGCTTGTGGCCAAAGCCTGGATCCGGCGCCGCCTGTCCGGCGGTCCCTCCGGAGCATCGTCCGGTAGCTGA
- the ruvC gene encoding crossover junction endodeoxyribonuclease RuvC, translating into MRILGIDCGSQATGYGVIDSDGTRHRMVACGAIRTDAGEEFPQRLKTIGEKLREVIAAYAPEEAAVEDTFTGENIRSALKLTHVRGVALFVCAEAGLPVAAYPPAQVKLAVVGNGRADKQQVAWMTRVLLKLDEAPRPADASDALAVAICHAARRSTPVPL; encoded by the coding sequence GTGCGGATACTGGGCATCGACTGCGGCAGCCAGGCGACAGGCTACGGCGTCATCGACAGCGATGGCACGCGCCACCGCATGGTGGCCTGCGGGGCCATCCGCACGGATGCCGGCGAGGAGTTCCCCCAGCGGCTGAAAACGATCGGCGAGAAGCTGCGCGAAGTGATCGCCGCATATGCGCCCGAAGAAGCCGCGGTGGAAGACACGTTCACGGGCGAAAACATCCGCAGCGCCCTGAAGCTGACCCATGTGCGCGGCGTGGCGCTGTTCGTCTGCGCCGAGGCCGGCCTGCCCGTGGCGGCCTATCCGCCTGCGCAGGTGAAGCTGGCCGTGGTGGGCAACGGCCGCGCCGACAAGCAGCAGGTGGCGTGGATGACGCGCGTACTGCTGAAACTCGATGAAGCCCCGCGCCCGGCGGATGCGTCTGATGCTTTGGCCGTCGCGATCTGCCATGCCGCGCGGCGATCGACACCCGTGCCGCTATGA
- a CDS encoding putative transcriptional regulatory protein yields the protein MSGHSKWATIKHKKAALDAKRGKLFTRLIKEITIAARNGGDPDANPRLRTAIMAAKAVSMPADNIKRAIQRGTGEIEGGAIEEIMFEGYGPGGVAIMVAAATDNRNRTVSEIRHLFSKHGGNLGELGSVGWMFERKSQILIEKDKATEDQLMELALEAGADDVKLEGEHWEILSAPESHQSVLEALEKAGIPTASAEIGMIPKNLMEVDPKNLPAVMKLMEALEDHDDVQNVYTNADFGDETGE from the coding sequence ATGTCCGGACATTCCAAGTGGGCGACGATCAAACACAAGAAAGCGGCCCTGGACGCCAAGCGCGGCAAGCTGTTCACGCGCCTCATCAAGGAAATCACGATCGCTGCGCGCAACGGCGGCGATCCCGACGCCAACCCGCGGCTGCGCACCGCCATCATGGCCGCGAAAGCGGTCTCGATGCCCGCCGACAACATCAAGCGCGCCATCCAGCGCGGCACGGGCGAAATCGAAGGCGGCGCGATTGAAGAGATCATGTTCGAAGGGTACGGACCGGGCGGCGTGGCGATCATGGTCGCCGCGGCCACGGACAACCGCAACCGCACGGTGAGCGAGATCCGCCACCTGTTCTCCAAGCACGGCGGCAACCTTGGCGAACTCGGCTCGGTGGGCTGGATGTTCGAGCGCAAGAGCCAGATCCTGATCGAGAAGGACAAGGCCACGGAAGACCAGCTGATGGAGCTGGCGCTGGAAGCGGGCGCCGACGACGTGAAGCTCGAGGGCGAGCACTGGGAGATCCTTTCCGCGCCGGAGTCGCATCAGTCGGTGCTGGAGGCGCTCGAGAAGGCGGGCATTCCGACCGCATCGGCCGAGATCGGCATGATCCCCAAGAACCTGATGGAAGTGGACCCGAAGAACCTCCCGGCCGTGATGAAGCTGATGGAGGCTCTCGAGGACCACGACGACGTGCAGAACGTCTACACCAACGCCGACTTCGGCGACGAAACCGGCGAGTGA